A stretch of Corynebacterium timonense DNA encodes these proteins:
- a CDS encoding prephenate dehydrogenase translates to MTGQYPQALRPLCIIGLGLIGGSLLRDAAAADATAFGHTLSRSGARQAERDGFDVSTDLTATLERAAEVDALIVIATPMSSVAEVLDAIVEHAPTCGITDVVSVKRPVYDLVVERGLQARYVGGHPMAGTEHSGWSASQAGLFRRAAWAVTYDWADELDRASKPVPQQWADLFTQVCLLAALAGAEAVPVSGARHDEAVARVSHLPHVVAEALSIVGDKGDTLAQSLAAGSFKGATRVAGTSPELVRNMVETNAKALVPTIDELIELLRDARDSLAADTPDMAQLAEAGNRAYTRFTARSGARRESVSPVRISSRPVVRVHPGSPHWVRDLKQIESLGARVEVF, encoded by the coding sequence GTGACTGGACAGTACCCGCAAGCACTCCGGCCCCTCTGCATCATCGGACTTGGCCTCATCGGCGGGTCACTCCTGCGCGACGCTGCCGCGGCCGACGCCACTGCGTTCGGGCACACCCTCTCGCGCTCCGGTGCCCGCCAGGCCGAGCGCGACGGCTTCGACGTCTCCACCGACCTCACCGCGACGCTTGAGCGCGCCGCCGAGGTCGACGCCCTCATCGTCATTGCCACCCCCATGAGCTCCGTCGCGGAGGTGCTCGACGCGATCGTTGAGCACGCCCCGACCTGCGGAATCACCGACGTGGTGAGCGTCAAGCGCCCCGTCTACGACCTCGTGGTCGAGCGCGGCCTGCAGGCCCGATACGTGGGCGGGCACCCCATGGCCGGCACCGAACACTCCGGCTGGAGTGCCTCCCAGGCGGGCCTGTTCCGTCGCGCCGCGTGGGCCGTCACCTACGACTGGGCGGACGAGCTGGACCGCGCTTCCAAGCCCGTCCCGCAGCAGTGGGCCGACCTGTTTACCCAGGTCTGCTTGCTCGCCGCCCTCGCCGGCGCCGAGGCCGTCCCCGTCTCCGGGGCGCGCCACGACGAGGCCGTCGCCCGGGTCTCCCACCTGCCCCACGTCGTCGCCGAGGCGCTGTCCATCGTCGGCGACAAGGGCGACACACTCGCCCAATCACTTGCCGCCGGCTCCTTCAAGGGTGCCACCCGCGTCGCCGGAACGAGCCCCGAACTCGTGCGCAACATGGTGGAAACCAACGCGAAAGCGCTCGTGCCCACCATCGATGAGCTCATCGAGTTGCTTCGCGACGCCCGAGACTCCCTCGCCGCCGACACACCCGACATGGCGCAGCTCGCCGAGGCAGGCAACCGCGCCTACACCCGCTTCACCGCCCGCTCCGGAGCGCGCCGCGAATCCGTCTCCCCCGTCCGCATCTCCTCGCGCCCCGTCGTACGGGTCCACCCCGGCTCCCCCCACTGGGTGCGCGACCTCAAACAGATCGAATCACTCGGCGCACGCGTCGAGGTGTTTTAG
- a CDS encoding nucleoside deaminase — MRRAIGLAGTTPRGDVPVGALVFDAAGRVVGRGVNRREANCDPTAHAEVEAIRDAARTLGSWRLDGCELVVTLEPCTMCAGAILGARVKSLVFGAWEPKTGAAGSLFDALRDPHHLHRVEVRGGILEAENAQLITDFFGALRDPR, encoded by the coding sequence ATGCGTCGCGCGATCGGGCTCGCGGGGACGACGCCGCGTGGAGACGTCCCCGTGGGCGCCCTCGTCTTCGATGCGGCCGGGCGTGTGGTGGGGCGCGGGGTGAACCGTCGAGAAGCGAACTGCGACCCGACGGCCCACGCGGAGGTGGAGGCGATCCGCGACGCCGCGCGCACCCTGGGCTCGTGGCGCCTCGACGGCTGCGAGCTGGTGGTCACCCTCGAGCCGTGCACGATGTGCGCGGGAGCGATCCTCGGGGCGCGGGTAAAAAGCCTGGTCTTCGGCGCGTGGGAGCCCAAGACCGGGGCCGCGGGCTCGCTTTTCGACGCCCTGCGTGACCCCCACCACCTCCACCGCGTCGAGGTGCGTGGCGGAATTCTGGAGGCGGAAAACGCGCAGCTTATCACTGATTTCTTTGGTGCGCTGCGCGATCCGAGATGA
- a CDS encoding trypsin-like serine protease: MYKKYAAGLISAGILALSAAPASALEFGEPAPDNEETRTVASLRIGRVGNFGDCTGTLVAEQWVLTARHCLESVNNEGTQARINGETYDVDSWALSPVSDAGLIHLTRPVKGVTPAEIADTIPETGDRGTLYGWSSSSSMARKGQLPMAEMEIVEMLGGPPIPVGDQGGAGGSDGSGSTGPVEGPDGTLSIPASEAMPGFKDPRSAGSGPAEPGAAGAGSTGPVEGPDGTLSIPASEAMPGFKDPRSAGSGPAEPGAGSSDPSAGMPLIENAILNAQSTNGAGMQGGDSGSPFFLNGKLAGLATAGTANGDPDLPSPTAAITALAGTKEWIESVISGNNPQVVLTAETTPTPAVVPQVASEHLWLYLAIAIGGLAVAIIVGQQRKRDAQALASAKS, from the coding sequence GTGTACAAGAAATACGCCGCCGGCCTGATCAGCGCCGGCATCCTCGCCCTGAGCGCAGCCCCGGCAAGCGCCCTCGAGTTTGGCGAGCCCGCCCCCGACAACGAAGAAACCCGCACCGTCGCCTCCCTGCGCATCGGCCGCGTGGGCAACTTCGGCGACTGCACCGGCACCCTCGTCGCCGAGCAGTGGGTCCTCACCGCCCGGCACTGCCTCGAATCCGTCAACAACGAAGGCACGCAGGCGCGTATCAACGGCGAGACCTACGACGTGGACTCCTGGGCGCTGTCGCCTGTCTCCGACGCGGGGCTGATACACCTGACGAGACCGGTGAAGGGCGTCACGCCCGCCGAGATCGCCGACACCATTCCCGAGACCGGCGACCGCGGCACGCTCTACGGCTGGAGCAGCAGCTCCTCCATGGCGCGCAAGGGCCAACTGCCGATGGCGGAGATGGAAATCGTCGAGATGCTCGGCGGTCCGCCGATCCCCGTCGGTGACCAAGGTGGGGCTGGTGGGTCCGACGGCTCGGGCTCAACTGGCCCTGTCGAGGGGCCCGACGGGACCCTGAGCATTCCGGCCAGCGAGGCCATGCCGGGGTTTAAGGATCCGCGTTCCGCTGGTTCCGGTCCTGCAGAGCCGGGCGCGGCGGGTGCGGGTTCCACTGGCCCTGTCGAGGGGCCCGACGGGACCCTGAGCATTCCGGCCAGCGAGGCCATGCCGGGGTTTAAGGATCCGCGTTCCGCTGGTTCCGGTCCTGCAGAACCGGGCGCGGGCTCGTCCGACCCGAGCGCAGGAATGCCGCTCATTGAGAACGCCATCCTCAACGCCCAGTCCACCAACGGCGCTGGCATGCAGGGCGGCGACTCCGGCAGCCCCTTCTTCCTAAACGGCAAGCTGGCCGGCCTTGCCACCGCCGGTACCGCGAACGGCGACCCCGACCTGCCGTCGCCGACCGCCGCAATCACCGCACTGGCGGGCACGAAGGAGTGGATCGAAAGCGTGATTAGCGGGAATAACCCGCAGGTTGTCCTCACCGCGGAGACCACACCGACCCCGGCGGTCGTGCCCCAGGTGGCCAGCGAGCACTTGTGGCTCTACCTCGCCATCGCCATCGGCGGGCTCGCCGTGGCCATCATCGTCGGGCAGCAGCGCAAGCGTGACGCGCAGGCCCTGGCCAGCGCGAAGAGCTAG
- a CDS encoding tRNA adenosine deaminase-associated protein encodes MSLDYEDGFAVTVASRDGRWEVREFEDDFASLSTSIDAVRALRSEGAAFAILNVEEDYFVVVRPGPSRTRLLISDATMAVDDDFAADVLDEAGIDIPDIAPETLDDIDGWADGDFDIFADLGLSEQVLSILLDGDDDPSVAIERIAEEIGFADELDECLG; translated from the coding sequence ATGAGCCTGGATTACGAGGACGGATTCGCCGTCACCGTCGCCTCCCGCGACGGCCGCTGGGAGGTGCGCGAGTTCGAGGACGACTTCGCCTCGCTGTCCACCTCCATCGACGCCGTGCGCGCGTTGCGCAGCGAGGGCGCGGCCTTTGCCATCTTGAACGTCGAGGAGGACTACTTCGTGGTGGTCCGCCCCGGCCCCTCGCGCACACGCCTGCTCATCTCGGACGCGACGATGGCGGTCGACGACGACTTCGCGGCCGACGTCCTCGACGAGGCCGGCATTGACATCCCCGACATCGCGCCGGAAACGCTCGACGACATCGACGGCTGGGCCGACGGCGACTTTGACATCTTCGCCGACCTTGGCCTGTCCGAGCAGGTCTTGAGCATCCTCCTCGACGGCGACGACGACCCGTCCGTGGCCATCGAGCGCATCGCCGAGGAGATCGGTTTCGCCGACGAGCTCGACGAGTGCCTGGGATAG
- a CDS encoding CsbD family protein has protein sequence MALEGAGDQLKGKAKEVAGDVADNKDLENEGKANQLLGDVKDKLGDARDAVKDKANEVAGKIQDKRDDQ, from the coding sequence ATGGCTCTCGAAGGTGCAGGCGACCAGCTGAAGGGCAAGGCAAAGGAAGTTGCCGGCGACGTCGCTGACAACAAGGACCTCGAAAACGAGGGCAAGGCCAACCAGCTCCTCGGCGACGTCAAGGACAAGCTCGGCGACGCACGCGACGCCGTGAAGGACAAGGCGAACGAGGTTGCTGGCAAGATCCAGGACAAGCGCGACGACCAGTAA
- the mgtE gene encoding magnesium transporter — protein MRLKKFRRLGRRDDVSADELAQMQHQLDEMALREITNLVERMPSVDGAKVLRMLPPDRSLAVFDVLDPAHQAELVSALGDERVVAYFDSMGAEDRVALLDNLPAQIAERLLQDLDEDDQRVTNVVLGYGKGTVGRTMSPAVPDVTPDMTVREVVEMLRADVEELETIYTVPVIDEDRTLVGMVSLRRLFRARGDETIGEVMYEPESVHAMDEDEGAARWLMSTDLLAVPVVDEDERLVGIFTYDEAQDVVEQADTEDSARVGASEPLGKPYLSTPVTQLVRSRVVWLLVLAISATLTVKVLDVFEETLEQAVVLAAFIPLLTGTGGNTGNQAATTVTRALALDDVRKRDVFHVMWRELRVGMMLGAVLGLLGVVIAGLVYDTNIGLTIGATLFMICSVSATVGGMMPIVAKAIGADPAVFSNPFISTFCDATGLIIYFLIARAILQI, from the coding sequence ATGCGCTTGAAGAAGTTCCGCCGCCTTGGCCGACGCGACGACGTCAGCGCGGACGAGCTGGCGCAGATGCAGCACCAGCTCGACGAGATGGCGCTGCGCGAGATCACGAACCTGGTGGAACGCATGCCCTCTGTCGACGGCGCGAAGGTCCTGCGGATGCTGCCGCCGGACCGTTCGCTGGCGGTGTTCGACGTGCTCGATCCCGCCCACCAGGCGGAGCTTGTCTCGGCGCTTGGCGACGAACGAGTCGTCGCCTACTTCGATTCGATGGGCGCCGAGGACCGCGTGGCCTTGCTGGACAACCTGCCTGCGCAGATCGCGGAGCGTCTGCTCCAGGACTTGGACGAGGACGATCAGCGCGTGACCAACGTGGTCCTGGGCTACGGCAAGGGCACGGTGGGCCGCACCATGTCGCCGGCGGTGCCGGACGTCACGCCTGACATGACGGTGCGCGAAGTGGTGGAAATGCTGCGCGCGGACGTCGAGGAGCTGGAGACGATCTATACCGTCCCGGTCATTGATGAGGACCGCACGCTCGTGGGCATGGTCAGCCTGCGCCGCCTTTTCCGGGCGCGCGGCGACGAGACGATCGGCGAGGTCATGTACGAGCCGGAGTCGGTGCACGCGATGGACGAGGACGAGGGCGCCGCCCGCTGGCTGATGTCCACGGACCTGCTCGCTGTCCCTGTCGTCGATGAGGACGAGCGGCTCGTGGGGATCTTCACGTACGACGAGGCTCAGGACGTCGTCGAGCAAGCGGACACCGAGGACTCGGCCCGCGTCGGTGCGTCCGAGCCGTTGGGCAAGCCCTACCTGTCCACACCGGTGACGCAGCTGGTGCGCAGCCGCGTGGTGTGGCTGCTGGTGCTCGCGATCTCCGCGACACTGACCGTCAAGGTCCTCGACGTCTTCGAGGAGACGCTCGAGCAGGCGGTCGTTCTCGCCGCGTTTATCCCGCTGCTCACGGGCACCGGCGGCAACACGGGCAATCAGGCGGCCACGACCGTCACCCGTGCGCTTGCGCTTGACGACGTCCGAAAGCGCGACGTCTTCCACGTCATGTGGCGCGAGCTGCGCGTCGGCATGATGCTCGGGGCCGTGCTGGGCTTGCTCGGCGTGGTGATCGCCGGCCTGGTGTACGACACAAACATCGGCCTGACCATCGGCGCGACGCTGTTTATGATCTGTTCGGTCTCCGCGACGGTGGGCGGGATGATGCCGATCGTGGCGAAGGCGATCGGCGCGGACCCGGCCGTGTTTTCCAACCCGTTTATCTCCACCTTCTGCGACGCGACTGGCCTGATCATCTACTTCTTGATCGCCCGCGCGATCCTGCAAATCTAG